Proteins encoded within one genomic window of Rubripirellula tenax:
- a CDS encoding class I SAM-dependent methyltransferase, translated as MAWQPIPIPASIKQTPIRAEAEHLIDVANDAIEAFWLNSDAEFEHFVACDFHLLDQAITWIVQNDLMAGNRFCELGSGFGVGAMLATIHGMEAIGIEIEPILVEQSVRLASELGSAAKFHCGSYIPQGMKDTAGNINQGADIYEQIGIPLTGMHFIFAYPWPEERAAFDALMESLTAKGTLLMTYQGRTGMRLVRNE; from the coding sequence ATGGCGTGGCAACCGATCCCGATCCCGGCGTCGATCAAACAGACTCCCATTCGCGCCGAAGCCGAGCATTTGATCGACGTCGCCAACGACGCGATCGAAGCATTCTGGCTAAACAGCGATGCTGAGTTCGAGCACTTTGTGGCATGTGATTTTCACTTGCTCGACCAAGCCATCACGTGGATCGTGCAAAACGATTTGATGGCTGGTAACCGATTTTGTGAACTCGGGTCCGGCTTCGGCGTCGGCGCGATGCTGGCGACGATCCATGGAATGGAGGCGATCGGAATCGAGATCGAACCCATCTTGGTCGAGCAATCCGTTCGCTTGGCAAGCGAGCTGGGAAGCGCCGCCAAGTTCCACTGCGGCAGCTACATCCCGCAAGGCATGAAAGACACCGCCGGCAACATCAACCAAGGCGCCGACATCTACGAACAGATCGGCATCCCTTTAACTGGAATGCACTTCATCTTCGCCTACCCCTGGCCCGAAGAACGCGCCGCCTTCGACGCCCTGATGGAATCCCTGACCGCCAAGGGAACACTACTGATGACGTATCAAGGCCGAACCGGAATGCGTCTGGTACGCAACGAATAG
- a CDS encoding RNA 2'-phosphotransferase: MNKRLTKISKYLTFILRHEPGSIGLKLDADRYLNVDELVGRANATGKTITRDQVAEVVAGHEPPLFELTADGSRIRAV, translated from the coding sequence ATGAACAAACGACTTACAAAAATCAGCAAGTACTTGACCTTCATTCTGCGTCACGAGCCGGGTTCGATCGGACTGAAGCTGGACGCGGATCGCTATTTGAATGTGGATGAATTGGTGGGGCGAGCCAACGCCACGGGGAAAACGATCACTCGAGACCAAGTCGCGGAAGTCGTTGCCGGCCACGAGCCGCCGTTGTTTGAATTGACCGCCGACGGTTCGCGAATCCGCGCCGTCTGA
- the tsaE gene encoding tRNA (adenosine(37)-N6)-threonylcarbamoyltransferase complex ATPase subunit type 1 TsaE, with protein MIEFQIASLDELQTFADRLATALPANVTIGLVGTLGAGKTSLTQSIARAIGIESADVTSPTFTLLQSHQGNHSKLGPITLHHLDAYRITDDDEFIELGVEELFDEDNAWTVIEWADRVRACLPDESLWLKISLTRDSDTRHVTAWTTDAGVAESIGKMEL; from the coding sequence ATGATTGAGTTTCAAATCGCAAGCCTCGACGAACTGCAAACGTTCGCTGATCGATTGGCCACGGCATTGCCTGCCAATGTCACGATCGGTTTGGTCGGCACGTTGGGCGCCGGCAAGACTTCGCTGACGCAGTCGATCGCTCGAGCCATCGGGATTGAATCGGCCGACGTGACCAGCCCCACGTTCACGCTGCTGCAAAGTCACCAAGGCAACCATTCCAAGTTGGGCCCAATCACGCTGCATCATCTAGATGCGTACCGGATCACCGACGACGACGAATTCATCGAACTGGGCGTGGAAGAATTGTTCGACGAAGACAACGCCTGGACCGTCATCGAATGGGCCGATCGAGTTCGGGCGTGCTTGCCCGATGAAAGCCTCTGGCTCAAAATTTCGCTGACCCGTGATTCTGATACTCGTCATGTCACCGCCTGGACGACCGATGCCGGGGTGGCCGAATCGATTGGGAAAATGGAACTCTAG
- a CDS encoding efflux RND transporter permease subunit produces the protein MFSRLAQWIIDHRWLSAVLLAAWTVLMAIGHYDPRLILPEPKFEPDRRQAQSKSAPLPASVGSNVNPVRVASGDVIVVAHSDHFFTPDGAEGIRDAVAALESLDHVESVFWMDDAPPLNIFGLPEPILPGRNASATRFVDARERALNHPLVAGQLMSRDTKTLLLMVTIDWLFVTEDADATDRLRDVAAAAAAKVPGANISFAVTGEVPIRVSRASSTRSNERKYQAIGYSIALLIAFILFRGLSSVVIVALAPTMGVFWTLGLLHLIGLDDNPFNSVIVPVLLCMVGFTDGVHMMVQIRRHRADGMSAGDAAKRSIREVGLACWLTSLTTAIGFGSLALAHHETVREFGYCCVIGVLMTFVSVITVIPLACATPLGRRVHSGYGKNLIDKNLSRISVIIDFVLARPRSVSIIAIAATAVLSLITLQLRPDERLTSNLSAGSEATRALAQIDRDFGGMETAEVDISWDSSVAAGDPEIGQVADEVNEVLLSEPLIGNPLSIVNLIAALPGEGQTSARMSMLELLPPPLKQAYYRPVNNRAAVRFRLQDLGIAAYGEVFERIEVQLAEIESRHPRLNIKLDGGAVWRWKNLYQIVVDLALSLGTASLIIFGVLSVVYRSLRLGLISTVPNLFPLAMTGSLLWMVGMNLEIVSVCAFTVCLGIAVDDTIHFLTRYQEELSRGDDEAAAIRRAFIGVGTALVMTTIVLIVGFATALISDARDHRIFASMGILTIGSALFADLVFLPAMLVRFAKPKSSPND, from the coding sequence TTGTTTTCTCGACTCGCCCAATGGATCATCGACCACCGCTGGCTCTCGGCGGTGCTCTTGGCCGCTTGGACCGTATTGATGGCGATCGGGCACTATGATCCGCGGCTGATTTTGCCAGAGCCGAAATTCGAACCAGACCGTCGTCAGGCTCAATCGAAATCCGCACCGCTGCCTGCATCCGTCGGATCGAACGTCAACCCCGTCCGTGTCGCAAGTGGCGATGTGATTGTCGTTGCCCATAGCGATCACTTTTTCACGCCCGACGGAGCCGAAGGCATTCGCGATGCCGTTGCGGCGCTCGAGTCCCTGGATCACGTCGAAAGCGTGTTTTGGATGGACGATGCGCCGCCGCTGAACATCTTCGGTTTGCCCGAACCGATTCTGCCGGGACGCAACGCGTCGGCCACGCGGTTCGTCGATGCTCGCGAGCGGGCGCTGAATCATCCGTTGGTTGCCGGCCAATTGATGTCACGCGATACCAAAACGCTGTTGTTGATGGTGACGATCGATTGGTTGTTTGTGACCGAAGACGCCGACGCCACCGATCGGCTGCGCGACGTCGCGGCGGCGGCCGCCGCGAAGGTTCCCGGCGCGAACATCTCGTTTGCGGTGACGGGCGAGGTTCCCATTCGGGTCAGCCGTGCGTCCAGCACGCGGTCCAATGAACGCAAGTATCAAGCGATCGGTTACTCGATCGCCCTGCTGATCGCATTTATTCTGTTTCGCGGTCTCTCCAGTGTCGTCATCGTGGCGCTGGCGCCGACGATGGGCGTGTTTTGGACGTTGGGGCTGCTGCACTTAATCGGCCTGGATGACAACCCGTTCAACAGCGTCATCGTGCCGGTGCTGTTGTGCATGGTCGGGTTCACCGACGGCGTCCACATGATGGTCCAGATTCGTCGTCATCGCGCCGATGGGATGTCGGCCGGTGATGCCGCCAAGCGTTCGATCCGCGAAGTCGGTCTGGCGTGTTGGCTGACTTCGTTGACCACGGCCATCGGTTTCGGATCGCTCGCGCTGGCCCACCACGAAACCGTTCGTGAATTCGGGTACTGTTGCGTGATCGGCGTGCTGATGACGTTCGTGTCGGTGATCACCGTGATCCCTCTGGCGTGCGCGACGCCGCTGGGACGCCGCGTGCATTCGGGATACGGAAAGAACCTGATCGACAAGAACCTCAGTCGTATTTCGGTCATCATCGACTTCGTGCTAGCCCGGCCGCGCAGCGTTAGCATCATTGCCATCGCCGCGACCGCGGTTTTGAGTTTGATCACGTTGCAATTGCGTCCTGACGAACGCTTGACCAGCAATTTGTCCGCCGGCAGCGAAGCCACACGGGCACTGGCCCAGATCGACCGCGATTTCGGAGGCATGGAAACCGCCGAGGTCGACATTTCGTGGGACTCATCGGTCGCGGCGGGGGATCCCGAAATCGGACAAGTCGCCGACGAAGTTAACGAAGTCTTGTTAAGCGAACCGTTGATCGGTAACCCGTTATCGATCGTCAACTTAATCGCGGCATTGCCGGGCGAAGGCCAGACGTCGGCGCGAATGTCGATGCTCGAATTGTTGCCGCCACCACTGAAGCAGGCCTACTATCGCCCCGTCAACAACCGGGCGGCGGTACGGTTTCGGCTGCAAGACCTTGGCATCGCGGCGTACGGTGAAGTCTTCGAAAGAATTGAAGTTCAGTTGGCCGAAATCGAGAGTCGGCATCCACGGCTGAATATCAAGCTAGATGGCGGCGCGGTTTGGCGATGGAAGAATCTGTACCAAATCGTCGTCGACCTGGCGCTCAGTCTGGGGACGGCAAGCCTGATCATCTTTGGTGTCTTGTCGGTTGTCTATCGATCGCTGCGACTGGGGTTGATTTCGACGGTGCCGAATCTGTTTCCGCTGGCGATGACGGGCAGCCTGTTGTGGATGGTCGGCATGAACCTTGAAATTGTCAGCGTGTGTGCCTTTACCGTTTGCCTGGGGATCGCCGTCGACGACACCATCCATTTTTTGACGCGCTACCAAGAAGAGTTGTCGCGAGGCGATGACGAAGCCGCCGCGATCCGCCGCGCCTTCATCGGCGTCGGTACCGCACTGGTGATGACGACGATCGTGTTGATCGTCGGTTTTGCCACCGCGCTGATCAGTGACGCACGCGACCACCGAATTTTTGCGTCGATGGGGATTTTGACGATCGGCAGCGCGCTGTTCGCCGACTTAGTCTTTTTGCCCGCGATGCTGGTTCGATTCGCCAAACCCAAAAGCAGTCCCAATGATTGA
- a CDS encoding redoxin domain-containing protein produces the protein MRTLVCFGLMLLASATVFATDANPILPSVVKPFSLPDINGEIVTVSPDDAADFTVLCFLGTECPLARLYGPRLQVMADQFADADVRFVGVNSNIQDSMDEIRHYAKVHEIRFPLAKDYDRSVALAVAATRTPEVIVIDRVGVVRYRGRIDDQYEPGIARDEATRHDLRDAIESLVAGKVVADPTTTPVGCLIALPRTVQQDASVTYCDQISRVLQKHCVECHRAGEIGPFALDDYDEVVGWADMSLEVIDQHRMPPWHAAEGHAPLANARSMPESDKKLLRDWVDAGMPYGSAADRPEPTTYVDGWQLPQQPDLVLAMSKTPFEIPADQTVEYQYYVVDADFETDRWVKAAEVIPGNRAAVHHSIAFVRPPDGADFREIRLLSAYVPGQRRSELPDGYAQRIPAGSRIIFQMHYTPTGKPETDITRIGLVFAEESDVTHEVVTLGGIEQDFEIPPGEARYTVNGTIGYFPRNGELLSIMPHMHLRGKSFSFAVVRGTQSRTLLEVPAYDFNWQHNYAFADSVKLADVDELSFTATFDNSTDNPTNPDPTEYVTWGDQTWQEMAVTFVAVAVPRQIVHRNATPVQTVVAGSVPDPVAETKRREKAIRFADDYFAKFDKNDDGAIHEDELPHSVRIFAFHSFDHNRDQSITKDEIQSESDWRNQ, from the coding sequence ATGAGAACGCTCGTTTGCTTCGGCTTGATGCTTCTTGCATCGGCCACCGTTTTCGCAACCGACGCAAACCCCATTTTGCCATCGGTGGTGAAGCCGTTTTCGTTGCCCGATATTAACGGTGAGATCGTTACGGTTTCTCCGGACGATGCGGCCGATTTTACGGTGCTGTGTTTCCTGGGCACCGAGTGTCCGTTGGCTCGGTTGTACGGTCCTCGCTTGCAAGTGATGGCGGATCAATTCGCAGACGCCGACGTACGTTTCGTAGGCGTCAACAGCAACATTCAGGACTCGATGGACGAGATTCGCCACTATGCGAAGGTTCACGAGATTCGGTTTCCGCTCGCCAAAGACTATGACCGATCCGTTGCCCTTGCCGTCGCCGCGACACGCACGCCCGAAGTCATCGTGATCGACCGCGTCGGTGTCGTGCGCTATCGTGGTCGGATCGACGACCAATATGAACCCGGCATCGCTCGCGATGAAGCCACCAGGCACGACTTGCGCGACGCGATCGAATCGTTGGTCGCCGGCAAGGTTGTTGCCGATCCCACAACGACGCCAGTCGGTTGTTTGATCGCATTGCCGCGGACCGTGCAACAAGATGCGTCGGTGACGTACTGTGACCAAATCAGTCGCGTGCTGCAAAAGCATTGTGTCGAATGCCATCGCGCCGGCGAGATCGGACCGTTCGCGCTGGACGACTATGATGAAGTCGTCGGTTGGGCGGACATGTCGCTTGAAGTCATTGACCAGCACCGCATGCCGCCATGGCACGCCGCCGAAGGTCACGCGCCGCTGGCCAACGCCCGATCGATGCCCGAGTCGGACAAGAAATTGCTGCGGGACTGGGTGGACGCCGGTATGCCCTATGGCAGCGCTGCCGATCGACCCGAGCCAACAACTTATGTCGACGGTTGGCAATTGCCGCAGCAACCCGACCTGGTCTTGGCGATGTCCAAAACGCCGTTCGAGATTCCGGCGGACCAGACCGTTGAGTATCAGTACTATGTCGTCGACGCTGACTTTGAAACCGATCGTTGGGTCAAAGCCGCCGAAGTCATTCCGGGCAACCGCGCTGCCGTGCATCATTCGATCGCTTTCGTCCGCCCGCCCGACGGTGCCGACTTTCGCGAGATTCGATTGTTGTCCGCGTACGTGCCCGGCCAACGACGCAGCGAACTGCCCGATGGTTATGCCCAACGAATTCCCGCTGGTTCGCGAATCATCTTCCAAATGCACTACACGCCCACGGGAAAACCGGAAACGGATATCACTCGCATCGGTTTGGTGTTTGCCGAAGAATCCGATGTGACGCACGAAGTGGTCACGTTGGGTGGTATCGAACAGGATTTCGAAATTCCACCCGGCGAAGCTCGTTATACGGTGAACGGAACCATCGGGTATTTTCCTCGCAACGGAGAATTGTTGTCGATCATGCCCCACATGCACCTGCGTGGCAAATCGTTTTCGTTTGCGGTTGTTCGCGGGACGCAGTCGCGGACGTTGCTGGAAGTTCCCGCCTACGATTTCAATTGGCAACACAATTACGCTTTCGCCGATTCGGTGAAGCTCGCCGACGTCGACGAACTGTCGTTCACCGCAACGTTCGACAATTCGACCGACAATCCGACGAACCCCGACCCGACCGAATACGTGACATGGGGCGATCAGACGTGGCAAGAAATGGCGGTCACGTTCGTCGCCGTCGCTGTGCCTCGCCAAATAGTGCATCGCAATGCGACTCCGGTGCAGACGGTTGTCGCTGGATCGGTGCCTGATCCCGTCGCCGAGACGAAACGTCGTGAAAAAGCGATTCGTTTTGCCGACGACTACTTCGCCAAGTTCGATAAAAACGATGACGGCGCGATTCACGAGGACGAGCTGCCCCACAGCGTCCGAATCTTCGCTTTCCACAGCTTCGACCACAACCGCGACCAAAGCATCACCAAAGATGAAATCCAATCCGAATCGGACTGGCGAAATCAGTAG
- a CDS encoding Gfo/Idh/MocA family protein has product MSESLKSTPNTDRRKFLKSASIAGGILASGLPKVHAASSEVIRVGLIGCGGRGTGAAVNAMEADPAVRIVALADLFGASMQSCRSSLSKRNPDQFVVTDETCFEGFDGYKKLLDSGVDVVLLASPPHYRPDHIEASVDAGKQIFCEKPVATDAVGVRRVEAACKKADEKGLNVVSGLCWRYAQGMKETIAQIHDGRLGTIVSTQTNYLTSPLWIRPRKPDESEMEYQCRNWYYFNWLSGDHIVEQHIHSLDKMLWLHHDVPPVKAYGLGGRQLRNDVTQGDIYDHFSVVFEWADGTRTFAYTRQMAGCFNQTEDFVYGTEGVARLVKHQIEGGKAWKFRGKEVQMHQAEQNEFFKAIRGERERINNGDYMCRSTLMAILGREVCYSGQELAYEQVATSNQDLSPKQYAWGDAPPVDVPQPGSYRFPG; this is encoded by the coding sequence ATGTCTGAAAGCTTGAAGTCTACCCCGAATACGGATCGCCGTAAGTTCTTAAAATCGGCATCCATCGCCGGTGGCATCTTGGCATCGGGATTGCCGAAAGTCCATGCTGCATCGAGCGAGGTGATCCGCGTGGGCTTGATCGGCTGTGGTGGACGGGGAACCGGTGCGGCGGTCAACGCGATGGAGGCCGATCCGGCGGTCCGAATCGTTGCACTGGCGGATTTGTTCGGCGCCTCGATGCAGAGTTGCCGTTCGTCGCTATCGAAGCGAAATCCAGATCAGTTTGTGGTCACGGACGAAACATGTTTCGAGGGATTCGACGGCTACAAAAAACTTCTCGACAGTGGCGTCGACGTCGTACTGCTGGCTTCGCCGCCGCATTATCGACCGGACCACATCGAAGCATCGGTGGATGCGGGCAAGCAAATTTTCTGCGAAAAACCGGTCGCAACGGATGCCGTTGGCGTTCGCCGAGTCGAGGCGGCTTGCAAGAAAGCTGACGAAAAAGGGTTGAACGTCGTCAGCGGACTGTGTTGGCGGTATGCCCAGGGGATGAAAGAAACGATCGCCCAGATTCACGATGGCCGATTGGGCACGATCGTATCCACGCAAACCAATTACTTGACCAGCCCGCTTTGGATTCGGCCGCGAAAACCAGATGAATCCGAAATGGAGTACCAGTGTCGCAATTGGTACTATTTCAATTGGCTCTCGGGCGACCACATCGTCGAACAACACATCCACAGTCTCGACAAAATGTTGTGGCTGCATCACGATGTTCCGCCCGTCAAAGCGTACGGTTTGGGCGGTCGTCAATTGCGAAACGATGTGACTCAGGGCGACATCTACGATCATTTCTCGGTCGTCTTTGAATGGGCCGACGGGACTCGCACGTTCGCGTACACGCGCCAGATGGCGGGCTGTTTCAATCAGACCGAGGACTTTGTCTACGGGACCGAAGGCGTGGCTCGCTTGGTCAAGCACCAAATCGAAGGCGGCAAAGCGTGGAAGTTCCGAGGCAAGGAAGTGCAAATGCACCAAGCCGAACAGAACGAATTCTTCAAAGCGATCCGCGGCGAGCGTGAACGCATCAACAATGGTGACTACATGTGCCGCAGCACGCTGATGGCAATCTTAGGCCGCGAGGTGTGTTACAGCGGACAGGAACTCGCCTACGAACAAGTCGCCACCAGTAACCAAGACCTTTCGCCAAAACAATACGCTTGGGGCGACGCGCCGCCGGTCGACGTGCCGCAACCCGGTTCGTATCGATTCCCTGGCTAG
- the yidD gene encoding membrane protein insertion efficiency factor YidD, with translation MIRRVFSNLVIAPIRFYQLAISPMLGPNCRFSPTCSQYTIESVRKFGVLRGLYRGFRRILRCHPWNPGGYDPP, from the coding sequence GTGATCCGACGTGTTTTCTCAAATTTGGTCATCGCGCCGATTCGGTTTTACCAACTCGCGATCAGCCCGATGCTGGGGCCGAATTGCCGTTTTTCGCCGACGTGCAGCCAATACACGATCGAATCGGTACGCAAATTCGGCGTCCTGCGTGGTCTGTACCGTGGCTTCCGCCGCATCCTGAGGTGTCATCCCTGGAACCCTGGCGGATACGACCCGCCGTAA
- a CDS encoding 3-keto-disaccharide hydrolase → MLNRSFATRFHFAAMLCAGTFTLNALADHPPAGFAPIFDGTSLDGWHAQPHIGPAALAEMADDERSEKMAQWMSEAKQHWSVENGELVNDGKGPYLVTNKDYTDYELRLEYKTVPLADSGIYLKGTPQVQIWDYTDEAKFDIGGDLGSGGLWNNSDRTDGKDPLLRADKPLGEWNAFRIVQVGARTTVYLNDVLVVDNAIMENYWDRKSPLFRSGPIELQTHGGEIRWRNLAVKELSADEANAWLSDKKAQSFTSLFNGKDLTGWQGATDNYEVVDGAIVCKKGSGGQLLTEDEYANFVARVEFRLPPGGNNGLAIRSDGKGDAAYDAMTELQVLDSEHEKYENLDSRQYHGSAYGMAAATRGFLRDAGQWNFQEVTVDGSKIKVELNGTVILDTDLSTAKDFLADKKHPGLTRTSGYFGFAGHNDPVEFRNVSIKRLP, encoded by the coding sequence ATGCTCAATCGATCCTTCGCCACCCGTTTTCACTTTGCCGCGATGCTGTGCGCTGGCACATTCACCTTGAATGCGTTGGCCGATCATCCGCCCGCTGGGTTCGCACCGATCTTTGATGGAACGTCGCTGGACGGGTGGCATGCCCAACCGCACATCGGACCGGCCGCGCTTGCAGAGATGGCGGACGACGAACGTTCTGAAAAAATGGCCCAGTGGATGAGCGAAGCGAAGCAGCACTGGAGCGTCGAAAATGGCGAATTGGTCAACGATGGCAAAGGCCCGTACTTGGTCACCAACAAGGACTATACCGATTACGAATTGAGACTCGAGTATAAAACGGTCCCCTTGGCCGACAGCGGCATCTACTTGAAGGGGACGCCCCAGGTTCAGATTTGGGACTACACCGACGAAGCCAAATTCGACATCGGTGGTGATCTCGGCAGCGGCGGACTGTGGAACAACAGCGACCGCACCGACGGTAAAGACCCGTTGCTTCGCGCCGACAAGCCGCTGGGCGAGTGGAACGCGTTTCGCATCGTTCAAGTGGGCGCCCGCACGACGGTGTACTTGAATGACGTCTTGGTGGTCGATAACGCGATCATGGAAAATTACTGGGACCGCAAGTCGCCTTTGTTCCGCAGCGGCCCGATCGAATTGCAGACTCACGGCGGAGAGATTCGGTGGCGTAATTTGGCGGTCAAAGAACTTTCGGCTGACGAAGCCAATGCTTGGCTTTCCGACAAGAAAGCGCAATCCTTCACGTCACTGTTCAATGGCAAGGACTTGACCGGGTGGCAGGGCGCGACCGACAACTATGAAGTCGTGGACGGCGCGATCGTGTGCAAGAAGGGCAGCGGTGGCCAACTGCTTACCGAAGACGAATACGCCAACTTCGTCGCGCGGGTCGAGTTCCGGCTGCCTCCGGGCGGCAACAACGGGCTGGCGATTCGATCCGACGGGAAGGGCGACGCGGCTTACGACGCGATGACCGAATTGCAGGTGCTCGATTCCGAACACGAGAAGTACGAAAACCTCGACTCGCGACAATATCACGGCAGCGCCTACGGGATGGCCGCCGCCACGCGAGGCTTCCTACGTGACGCTGGCCAATGGAACTTCCAGGAAGTCACCGTGGATGGATCCAAGATCAAAGTCGAACTCAACGGCACCGTGATCCTGGACACCGACTTGTCGACGGCCAAGGATTTTCTTGCCGACAAAAAGCACCCGGGGCTGACGCGAACGAGCGGCTACTTCGGATTCGCTGGCCACAATGACCCGGTGGAATTTCGCAACGTATCGATCAAGCGACTGCCCTAG
- a CDS encoding RNA polymerase sigma factor yields the protein MSTAPAPAERSASKPLHSADREMVGDVVSGDAAAWRRFVHGYQSLVRLRVADVSSAFGRGEDDEAIDDATAEVFAALVSHESAPLRAYQGQSSLATYVAVIATRSATRYFARNRLVIHDDEPDTSEGEQESGVNHDHQDHVARVINAGQQKRIQKLIDRLPPKERSVVSLFHLQGQSYAQISEKLEIPIGSIGPILRQAEKGLRRLMEDQG from the coding sequence ATGTCTACCGCTCCAGCGCCCGCCGAAAGGTCCGCTTCCAAACCACTGCATTCCGCCGATCGAGAAATGGTCGGCGATGTGGTCAGTGGGGATGCGGCGGCTTGGCGGCGATTCGTTCACGGTTACCAATCCCTTGTGCGATTGCGAGTTGCGGACGTGTCATCGGCATTCGGGCGTGGCGAAGATGACGAAGCGATCGACGACGCGACAGCCGAAGTGTTTGCGGCTCTCGTCTCGCACGAATCTGCTCCGCTGCGGGCGTATCAAGGACAGTCATCGCTGGCGACTTACGTTGCCGTTATCGCGACGCGAAGCGCGACTCGGTATTTCGCTCGCAATCGCTTGGTCATACACGACGATGAACCCGACACGAGCGAAGGCGAACAGGAATCGGGGGTAAATCACGATCACCAGGATCACGTCGCTCGCGTCATCAATGCCGGTCAGCAAAAACGCATTCAAAAACTGATCGACCGCTTGCCACCCAAAGAGCGCAGCGTCGTGTCGCTCTTTCACTTGCAGGGTCAAAGCTATGCCCAGATCAGCGAGAAGTTGGAAATTCCGATCGGCTCGATCGGCCCAATACTGCGACAAGCCGAAAAGGGTTTGCGGCGTTTGATGGAGGATCAGGGCTGA
- a CDS encoding MBL fold metallo-hydrolase RNA specificity domain-containing protein encodes MATLKFCGAAGTVTGSCSHLRTQPATFMVDCGLFQGNRTTQGLNLVPFPFDATKVEFLILTHAHIDHSGLLPKLTKAGFNGPIYTTPATKDLLEFMLLDSAYIQESNAIRQSEKNERRGEPPVEPIYTIEDAKNTLKQIRTEPYETWFEPVDGVRTRFWNAGHLLGSLSAEVHVTEGTSTLRLLFSGDLGPEEKAFHPEPDAPSGYDYIVCESTYGNRDREAYTLEQRREAMKVELCRGLKRGGNVVIPSFAVERSQELLHDIAVLLNSGEIPDAMVFLDSPMASKATEVFIKYAGQMEDIELKPAELFRHKNFRIVESVNESKAINNVKKGAIIISASGMCTAGRIKHHLKNNIHRPESTILFVGYQSPGTLGDIITSGAKAVRIHGKEYKVRADIRRLGNYSAHADQPELLQWLVERGPVTGGLFLNHGEDDSRAVLADLAATKGYDRSKIYMPQFDESFDLVAGGPTTSVDRPEPRIDTTQLERDWHNDYAAFMMSLSNKLQSTDTAHDRQALIARLSEVLK; translated from the coding sequence ATGGCCACGTTGAAATTTTGCGGCGCCGCGGGCACGGTGACCGGGTCTTGCAGCCACCTTCGAACTCAGCCGGCGACCTTCATGGTCGATTGCGGATTGTTCCAGGGCAATCGCACAACGCAGGGACTGAACCTGGTCCCATTTCCCTTCGACGCGACGAAGGTCGAGTTTCTGATCTTGACCCATGCGCACATCGACCACAGTGGCTTGCTGCCCAAGTTGACCAAGGCGGGTTTCAACGGCCCGATCTATACGACGCCCGCAACGAAGGATTTGTTGGAGTTCATGTTGCTGGACTCGGCCTACATCCAAGAATCCAACGCGATTCGCCAGAGCGAGAAGAACGAGCGCCGAGGCGAACCGCCGGTCGAACCGATCTATACGATCGAAGATGCAAAGAATACGCTCAAGCAGATTCGCACTGAACCATACGAGACGTGGTTTGAACCCGTCGACGGTGTTCGAACTCGATTTTGGAATGCCGGACACTTGCTCGGTTCATTGTCGGCGGAAGTCCACGTGACCGAGGGCACCAGCACATTGCGTCTGCTGTTCAGCGGCGACCTGGGCCCCGAAGAGAAAGCGTTTCACCCGGAACCCGATGCGCCGAGCGGATACGACTATATCGTTTGCGAAAGCACCTACGGAAACCGTGATCGAGAAGCCTATACGCTGGAGCAGCGTCGCGAAGCGATGAAGGTCGAACTCTGCCGCGGGTTGAAGCGAGGCGGAAACGTCGTGATCCCGTCCTTTGCGGTGGAACGCAGCCAGGAACTGTTGCACGACATTGCTGTGTTGCTAAATTCGGGCGAGATTCCCGACGCGATGGTCTTTCTGGATTCGCCCATGGCCAGCAAAGCAACCGAGGTGTTCATCAAGTACGCCGGCCAGATGGAAGACATCGAGTTGAAGCCGGCTGAACTGTTTCGCCACAAAAACTTCCGCATCGTCGAAAGCGTCAACGAGAGCAAAGCGATCAACAACGTCAAGAAGGGCGCGATCATCATCTCGGCAAGCGGCATGTGCACGGCGGGGCGAATCAAGCATCACTTGAAGAACAATATCCATCGTCCCGAGTCGACGATTTTGTTTGTCGGCTATCAGTCGCCCGGGACTCTCGGTGACATCATCACCAGCGGCGCGAAGGCCGTGCGGATCCACGGCAAAGAATACAAAGTTCGCGCCGACATTCGTCGTTTGGGGAACTACAGCGCACACGCCGACCAACCGGAATTGTTGCAATGGTTGGTCGAGCGAGGGCCGGTGACGGGTGGACTGTTCTTGAACCACGGTGAAGACGATTCGCGCGCGGTGTTGGCCGACTTGGCGGCGACCAAGGGTTATGACCGCAGCAAAATCTATATGCCACAATTTGACGAGAGTTTTGACTTGGTCGCCGGTGGCCCAACGACGTCCGTCGATCGCCCTGAACCGCGAATCGATACGACTCAATTGGAACGCGATTGGCACAATGATTACGCCGCTTTCATGATGAGCCTCAGCAACAAGTTGCAGTCGACCGATACGGCCCATGATCGACAAGCCTTGATCGCCCGATTGAGCGAGGTACTGAAATAG